CACGCCTTTAATATTTATGATTCCATATATATCGTTTTTCTACATATACTTCGCAAATACCTTATTAAGCCGAGCCTAAACGGTTTAATGCGGGTCTAGCCATGCTTCAACGCTTAACGATCGTACTAATAACACTATTAACGTTAACTGGTTTGATCGGTTTATCCCATGCTTCAACGGCTCAAAACGTAGTAGTACAAGTGGAGGTAACGGACGTAATAACCGAGGGGACCTATAACCTGCTTAAAGGAGGCTTAGAACTAGCTGAAGCTAATTCAGCACCCCTACTAGTCCTACTAAATACGCCCGGGGGATCATTAGACGCAACCCGTAAGATAACGGAGGCCTTTTTAAACGCTAAAGTACCCGTAATCGCCTACGTACACCCTAGAGGAGCAACCGCTTGGTCGGCTGGTACGTTCCTCCTACTGGCATCCCACGTAGCCGCTATGAGCCCCAACACCGTAATAGGTTCATGTCAACCAGTAGCCTACAATCCGACCACCGGAGGGTCGGAGCCGGTAACGGAGCCTAAGATAATTAACGCCGTAGTAAAAAACATCGAGGAGCTGGCTAAAGCCCACGGTAGGAATAGTACCACGGCGAAGCTATTCGTAACCGAAAACCTAAACCTAGGCCCCGAGGAAGCCTTAAAGCTACACGTAATTGAATACGTAGCTTCAAGCGTCGAAGAACTGCTAGCTACGCTTAACGGGATCACCGTTAAAACCGCTTCAGGATCCTTCGAGATTAAAACCTTAAACCCGAGGATAATTAGACATGAAGGAGGCTTCACCGAGGCCCTCATCAGCTTCTTCTCAAACCCCCTCATAGCGTCAATACTCTTCATCGTCGGCCTCTACGCACTAATATTCGGAGCCGCCTACGCGAATCCCGCCCCAGCATCGGTAGGAGCCTTCATGCTCCTACTAAGCATGCTCGGCATGGGCTTCAAGGTTAACGTGGTAGCCATAGCCCTACTTGCGCTAGGAATAGTCTTGATTCTAGTCGAAGTCTTCTTAATACCCGGCTTCGGAGCTGTAGGCGCCACCGGGATAGCCATGCTAATCCTCGGAGCCCTTCTAAACCCGTTCCGCGTAACCCCCGAACACTGGCTAATATACGTTGACTGGTACCAGATACTTCTATTAGCGTCAATCTCCGTTACGCTCCCCTTAGCAGGTTTTACCGTCTTCGCCATCTATAAGGTGATTAAAGCTAGAAGGATGAAGCCTAAACTATACATATCCGGCCTTGAAGGAAGAGTAGCCGAAGCCGTAGATGAAATAACGACCGATAAGGAGGGCTTCGTAATATGTGAAGGAGAATACTGGCGCGCGAAAACCGAAGAAGGCGTTATTAAGCCCGGCGAAAAAGTAATCGTAACCGGTAAGGAAGGCGTAGTCCTCAAGGTAAAAAGGAAGGCTTAAGCCACGCTACAGTAAACAGGCATACACCTAGGCTTACCTTCACTACTAGATACGTGTTAAGGGCTTCGCGTTTTCAAGACCATATGGGCGAATACAACCTAACCACCTCGGTTACGGCGGAAAACCAAGACACCCTAATATAGGGAGGCCAGTATTCTTCATGGAGGCCGTCCACGTGGCGGAAGGCGGTAACCGATCGAACTTGAAGCTAAAAGAGGATTAGTTTTCAGCTTTACGGCATAATTCTTTAGGCTTCCTTTTCCCCATCTAAGACGGGTAGGACTAAAGCTTTAGTTGTGGAAGGCGTTAACTTAAGTAGGTGCTTACACCGGTTTAAACCTAGCTAGGTGGGGGGTTTGAGGAGCGTAGTTGAACGTATTATTAAGGTTGCCGCTACCGAAGGTAGGGATTGGCTACTGGAGCCTGAAGCTAAGGAGGTATGTAAAGCCTACGGGATACCTATACCAGCCTTTAAGGTGGTAGGAAGCGAGGAGGAGGCAGTATTAATAGCTAACCAGTTAAAGTACCCTTTAGTTGTTAAGGTTGTTTCACCCGACGTTCCACATAAATCCGACGTTGGAGGCGTAGTGCTTAACGTTACGGATCAAAACGTTTTAAGGACCGCCTATCGAAACGTCCTTCAAAACGTTAAGAGGTTTAAGCCTAAGGCTAGGGTTTTAGGGGTTCTAATAGAGGAGCAAGCCCCTCCATCAGTCGAAGTAATAGTAGGGTTAACGGTTGACCCCCAGTTCGGGCCGGCGGTAATGTTCGGGTTGGGCGGCGTCTTCGTGGAGGTTTTAAAGGACGTTTCATTTAGAATAGCTCCCATCGAGGAGGATGACGCTTGGGAAATGGTTAGGGAGGTTAAAGGATACCCCATCTTAGATGGTTATCGCGGGAGGCCTAGGCTCGACGTTGAAGCGGTGGTTAAGATGTTGGTGAAGGTCTCGGACATGGCCATGGAGAACCCGGAAATCCAACAGCTAGATTTAAACCCGGTACTCGTCTACGAGAAGGGGGCGTTGGCCGTTGACGCTAGGATAGGTTTACGCCATACCCACGGTGATAAGTAGATGCATCAAGCCTAAGGGGAAGCCGTGGACGGTGGCTAAGTGGCCAACGCCGCATACGAGGGCTTCTTCGTAAACGCCGAAAAAGAGGGCGCTAAAAAGCCTGGAGCCGAGTCGAAGGCTATGGTTCCCACGGGGCTTGGGAACGGTGTAAATGAGCCTACGACGCATAGGGTTGAAAGTAGCGCGATCCTGGCGATGTAAACTGTTCTTGGAGCGCTCCTCAAAGGCATGGGAAGGCTTAAGGAAATAAGGTATAAAAGCTATGTCTAATGAAGAGTCCTTAGGCCTGCTTGCTATTCGGTTTACCTCATCCATGGTTATGGGCCTTATCAATTCATGGTTTAGGTTAAGGGCTTCAGTCGTGAGCTTTGCGAAGCCGTACCTACTGATTCTAGTTGCTCCAGCTAAATGATAAACGTCTGTAAGCTTCCTCTCGATAATTTCTAGGATCATCTCCGCCAGGTCTACGTTCAAGGTTGGCGAGACCCACTGATCTATTAACGCGTTTATCGTTTTGCCATCCCTAAGCCTCTCTATTATCCAAAGCGCGAAGCTCACCATGTAGGATTATTCCTTTCAATATCGTTCAGCTCCACTATTAAAGATAGTATTTAGCAGTGAGGTCATCTGAAAACATCGATTAATTGAGTGTCAACTTAACCTACTGAACTCTTAAGAAATAGTCTAAAGAGGTTTTTAGACGAGTTCTTCTGTTTCAGAGGCTTTTTTCTTCAATGAGTTGCGCTCGTGATTTAAGGGTCAAAGAGCTCGAAGCTCAGAGTTTTGCCGTTAAGCACAGTCTTAAGCTTGTTGAGGACGTCTCGACCGAGAAGTGCATTTCGGCGTTTTGCACCAATGACTTCGACCATTGAGAATTTGAAGCCGTTAAAGTGTATATTTACAAAGTATGTGTATTTGTGTTCTTCCCGCCCGTTAAAGGATGAAACGGATACGCGGCTTGCTGGAATAAGTCTAAGCTCGCTTATCGCATGTTGTGGGAGCACCGTTATATCCGCGCCTGTGTCTATTTTTGCCTCAATTTCTATTGAATGAGTTGATGTTGGACTGGTAAATCTAACCTTTAAAGAAGGAGCTGGGGGGTTGTAGTCGAAGCTATACTTCATGATGGCTCAACTCTGGAGAGGGAACCTCTACACGTCTTTCACCGGTAGCCACCATATCGATGTATATTGGAACGTAGCCATACTTCTCGTAAACGGCTTTAGCGAGTTTCCCCTTATCGTCGTCGCATCCTACGAGGTTGCCCTGAAAGATTGCGACGTATTTTCCCTTATAGCTTGGATCTTGAACGAGCTTGTTTCGAATCTTAAGGAACTTTTCCCGCTCCTCCTCAATTTGTAAGATGTATTTTAATTGCTGAGGATCCTCCGTGAAGCCGCTGCGTTCAACGTAATCTTTTATTAGCTCACTTATCACTTCGCTCTTTTTTCGCTCACCCCTTTCACGGAGTACGAGGATGCTGAAACGCCTCCAGAGATCATCGTCTATCTCAAGGGTCGTCTTAACCATGAGTTCACCGTATTGATGTTTACCTGTTAATCCTTATAAACATTTTCCCTTACATCAACTTTGGCCTTTACCGTTTGCCCGCGGGCAAAAGCAAAACAAGAATATGAAACCATCATAAAAAAGGATTACGCCCGCCAGTTGTCCCTTAAATCGCCTTAAACCTATTTGTTGTGCCCATCATGGAAGCGTCGAGTACCTCCACTGAAACAATTTTTCCTCATCATCATGCCTCCAAGACAACATCGTTATTAAGTAATTCCTCATCAGCTAAGGGGTTTACGCCTAATGATGGGGGAAGGCTTTCCCCCTAGCCCTCTTTCATAAATGAATGTGTGAATGGGTTGGTTGGGAAAGCTATATACGTAGCCTTCGCACAACGCAGCTATGCGTCTATCGACGACCATGATGGCGGCTCCGGCATCAACAGTAACGAGGAAAACATTAAGAAGCTCCTACCCTTGAACGGGTTAAGTAGGGCCGACTTAAGCCTGGAGAAGGTAGCGGTACTTTCGAGTGGAAATGGGCTTAATCGCCTAGCTTCCTAACCACTTCCTTAGCTACCTCCATGGTTGAGGCCGAACCACCTAGGTCCCGCGTAATAACCCTTCCCTCCTTAAGCACTAGGTTTAAGGCCTTTTCAAGTTTAACTGCCGCCTCCCTTTCACCTAGGTGTTTAAGCATCATTAGGGCTGAGAACATCATACCCATAGGGTTCGCAACCCCCCTACCCGCGTACTTGGAGGCTGTTCCATGCACCGGTTCGAACATTGCGTACCTATCGCCAATATTAGCTGAAGGAGCAATCCCTAACCCTCCACATACGCCCGCGGCTACGTCTGAAAGTATATCCCCGAACAGGTTGGTGGTAACTAGTACGTCTAGGCTTTGCGGCCTCGTTACGATGGTGTAAGCCGCGGCATCTACGAGTAGTTCGTCGTAGGCGATATCCGGGTATTCCTTAGCCACCTTTAAGAACGTATTTCTAAAGAGTCCGCAGGTCTCCTTAAGTACGTTAGCCTTATGAACCGCTGTAACCCTCCTCCTACCCTCCCGTCTGGCTAGTTCGAACGCGAAACGAGTAATTCTTTCGGAGCAGCGTTCGCTGATAACGCGTATACCTATAGCTGAACCTTGAACCCTATACTCTAAACCTGAATATAATCCTTCAGTGTTCTCGCGTACAAGTATGAAGTCCACGTTTTGATGGAGGCTTTTAACGCCAACCATGCTTTTAAACGGCCTAACGTTAGCGTATAGGTCTAACGCCTTCCTTAACGTTACCGCTACGCTCCTATAGGTTCCTGGGCCGAAGGGTGTTTCGGTAGGCCCTTTAAGTATCGCTTCATGCTTCTTCGCTTCCTCTATAGCTTCTTCATCTATCTGTTTACCGGTCTTCTCCCAATACTTTAACCCTGCCTCCACCTTAACGAAGTTGAAGCTTAACCCCTTAACGTGGTCTTGAAGGGCCTCCAGGACGTTGATGGTTGCCTCCAATACCTCGGGGCCTATACCGTCGCCGGGTATAATGACGATGCTCCGCTTAACCATTCTTCCTACACTCATTTAAATCGTGGGAAGTATTTTCGGCTAGGCTTTATTACATTCTCCCCTTTGAATTGCTATTTCCCTCCTAACTATTTCGAGGAACTCCTCATCGCTAAGCGCGCTCCTCCTTTCCTCGCTAGCCTCCTTTACCGCCTCGGTTATTCTTAGTAGTTCCGCCTCGTCGACCTTTATGTTTAACTCGTCGAGCTTAGCTTTTATAGCGTGTCTACCTGAAAGCTTACCTATTACTAGCCTACGCCGTTGTCCTACTAATTCGGGTGGGTAGGGTTCGTAGGTTATTGGGTTTACTAGGACCGCGTGTTGATGTATCCCGCTTACATGGGTAAATACGTTATCGCCTACCACGGGCTTATGGGGTGATAACCTATACTTTGAGAGTTTCTCAACGGTTTTACATAGCTCGTAGAGCTTCTCGGTTTTAAAGCCCTTTAAGCCGTAAAGGTTGTTTAAAGCTATTATAACCTCCTCGGTTGGAGCTAAGCCGGCTCTTTCACCTAGCCCTATGACCGATGAAGATATAACACTAGCTCCCGCTTCAACGGCCGCTAGTGAATTGGCTAAGCCTAAGCCGTGATCGTTATGGCAGTGGACCTCTATAGGTGTTCCAGGCGGTAAAACGCTTTGAACTTCTTGAACCAGGAACTTCATCGCTAATGGGTGTATGCAGCCTAACGTATCGACGATCCTAGCTCTATCAACCCCTGCTTCAACCACCGTTCTAAACACTTCCTTCAGGAACTCTAAGTCGGTCCTCGTTGAATCTTCAGCGCTATAGGTTATGTAGAGCCCATGCTTCTTAGCGTAATCCACTAGCTCTACAGCCCTTTCCAGGTATTGCTCCCTCGTTATCCTAAGCTTATACTTTAAATGTAGATCCGATGGAGGGAATGATAAAACCAGCCCCGGCGCCTCAACCTCTATTACTTCGTCTATATCGCTTTTAACCGCTCGAGAGAAGCCGAAAATGAAGGCCTTTAACCCCTCCTTAACGATGGCTCTAACAGCCTTCTTCTCTCCTTGAGAAGCAGCTGGGAAACCTGATTCTATTTGCTGTACGCTTACTTCGTCGAGAAGCCTAGCTATAACTAGTTTATCCTCAGCTCTGAAAATAACGCCGGGGCTCTGTTCGCCTTCTCTAAGGGTGGTATCGTGGATAATGACCTCCCTAGGAAGCTTCATTAGGCTTAGAACCGTTGGATTAAAGTTTAACGGGCTTACAGCTATAGGGTTATGGGTGGATTCATCCACCTTGAACACCACCGTTAAACCCGGAGATCGTTAAAGGGTTTAGCCCCGCCTCCTCCAGTTTCAGAGGGGAGTTCAAGCCTCCACTTAGCTGGTTTGAAAAAAATGCGTTGAAATCCGTTTATGGTTGTTTTTCTGTTCAGCATTCCTCGTCCCTCCCTTATACGTTTTAGCACTACAGTCCCCCTTACATTTTTAACAGTTTTAAAAACTTTTCTACATACTTTGTAAAACAAGCCTTTAACTAAGTAAAAAGAGGATGGGGGAAGCCTTTATAAGCCCCACGAATAGCTTCAACGCGTTAAAAGTAACATGAAGGAAAGTGTTAAAGCTTGAAGCTAGTTAAAGCCTCCCAACTCCTTAAGCAGCCAAGCCTAAGGCTTAGAGGCTACTTAGATCTTTCAAGCGTCTTCGAACAAACCCGTAGGATAGTTAAGGATGTAGAGGTTAACGGGGATCAAGCCCTCCTACGCTACGCTCGTACACTTGACGGGGTTAAATCAGAGGCTTACACGTTAAGGGTCTCCGAGGACGAAATTAAGGAGGCATATAGCTTAATAGACGCTTCCAGCCTAAAAGCTTTAAAGGAAGCCTCCAGCATCATAAGGAGCTTCCACCTAAAGCTTCAAAGCGAACCGTTAAACGTTGAAACTAGGCCAGGCGTATCAACCGGTTTAACCTACCGTCCCCTTAAAAGGGTAGGCGTATACGTACCTAAGGGTAGGCATGGGTATCCATCCACCGCCCTAATGACCATAATCCCAGCTAGAACAGCCGGCGTTGAAGAAGTAGTAGTATGTACCCCACCCCTACCTAACGGCTCGGCTCCAGCCTTAAACGTAGTAGCAGCCATTGAGGCCGGCGCTAGCCAAGTATTTAAGGTTGGAGGGGCTCAAGCCATAGCCGCCATGGCCTTCGGCACCCAGACCATACCTAGGGTCGATAAAATAGTTGGGCCTGGAAACATCTACGTAACCGCGGCTAAGCTTATCGTAAGCCTCCATACCGCCATAGATATGCCGGCGGGTCCGAGCGAAGTAGTTATAGTGGCCGATGAAGCTGCCAACCCACATTACGCGGCCCTAGACCTACTAGCGCAAGCAGAGCATGACCCCCTAGCCTTCACGGCCTTAATAACAACCTCGGAAACCTTAGCTAAAAGGGTCCTTAACGAGCTGAACGAAGCGTTAAAAGGAGAAGCCCCGGAACCGTTAAGGAGATCCTTAACGGAGCGCTGCTGGATCGTAATTGCCGAGGACTTAAACCAAGCGGTTCAACTAGTTAACGAGCTAGCCCCCGAACACCTAGAGGTTATGGTTAAGGACCCCGAACCCTTAATTAAGGAGGTAAGGTATGCGGGCGCCATATTCATAGGCGACCATACGCCAACGGCCATAGGCGATTACGCCGCCGGGCCAAGCCACGTCCTACCGTCAGGAGGGCACGCTAGAGGCTACTCCGGGCTTTCAAGGAGGGACTTCGAGAGGTCCATAAGCCTAGTTAAATGTACGAAGGAGGGGCTACGCGCTATTAAGGACGTAGCGGTGAAACTAGCCGAGTTAGAAGGGTTCGTATACCACGCTAGATCTATCCTAGCGAGGGAAGCCGCGTGATTGAGGAAGCGGTGAAGGAAAGCGTTAAAGCGATTAAACCGTATGAAGCCCCCCAAGCCCCGGTGGGGGTCGTTAAGCTGGATTTTAACGAGAACCTAGTTATTGAAGAAGAATGGGTTAAACGCTTACTATTAGAAGCGGCCCGATCAGTCGACCCCCGCCTCTACCCTTCACCCTACGCTCAGAGGGCTGTTGAAAGCGTTGCTAACTTCCTCGGCGTTAACGCCGATTACGTCGCCGTTAGTAACGGGTCGGATGAATTCGTGGATTTAACAGTTAAAGCCTTCGTAGGCTACGGAGACGAAGCCATCGTCGTCGAACCCACCTTTGAAGTATACTCCCTATGCGTAACCGTAGCCGGCGGCGTCGTTAAGCGTTTCCTTCTAAACGACGATATGTCCCTAGACGTAGCCAGCCTACTGGACGCCGTAACCCCGAGGACGAAGCTCATATTCCTATGCTCCCCCAATAACCCCACCGGGAACCAGCAGCCTAGGAACGTCGTTAAGGACATCGTTGAGGAATCACGCCGCCTAGTAGTACTTGACGAAGCCTACGGGGATTTCGCCGAGTACTCAGCCATCGACATGGCTTTAAGCCTACCCAACCTCCTAGTACTTCGATCCTTCTCTAAGTCCTTCGGCCTAGCCGGGTTAAGGGCCGGTTACGCGGTCGGTAGTAAGGAGCTAATATCAACGCTTAGAAGGGTCGACCTACCGTTTAGGGTTAGCTCAGTAACCGAGAAGGTAGTTGAGCTAGCACTTAATCGTTGGGAGTACGTTAAATCTAAGGTTGAAGAGGTTAAAAGGTTGAGGGCTGAACTATTCAAAGCCTTATCAGGCATTGAAGGTTTAAAACCCTACCCTTCAAACGCGAACTTCATATTAACCAAGGTGGTTAAGGAGGGGGCATCATCAGCGAGCGTCATGCAGTACTTAGCTAAAAAGGGCTTCCTAGTTAGGGATCGAGGCACGCTTCCGAAGCTTGAAAACTGCTTAAGGATAACCGTCGGCCCCCGCGACGTAAACGTTAAGCTTACCGAGGCCCTACGCGAAGCCCTTGAAGCTGGAGGCTCATCAAGGCGGTAACGCTAAAACCCGTAAAGCCTTAAACGTATAGGTGGAACGGGTGGAAGCGTAACCATGAAATCCGGGCTTAACGCATTTATAATTAAGGCTAAGCCTTATAGGCTTTAGAGGTCTAAAGCCGATGGCGAACCCTAGAACGGCGTCAACGCGTAGGAAAACCTTTGAAACCGAGGTATTAGTGGAACTATCCTTAGACGGGTCGGGTTTAAGCGAAGCCCGAGTAGGAGTAGGATTCCTTAAACACATGTTGGAGACGTTGGCGAAGCACGCCGGCATGGATTTAAAGGTCGACGTAAAGGGCGATTTAATACATCACACCGTAGAGGACGTAGCGATAGCACTAGGTGAAGCCTTAAGTAAAGCCCTAGGAGATAAGAAGGGTATAAAGAGGTTCGGGTACGCGTACGCACCCATGGACGACGCCCTAGCTAGAGCCGTACTCGATCTAAGCGGAAGGAGCTACGCTATCGTGGATTTAGGCTTGAAGGGGCCTAGCGTTGAAGACGCTAAAGCCGAAGACTTAGAACACTTCCTAACCTCATTAGCCCATTCCGCTAGGATGAACCTACACGTTAAGGTAGAGTACGGGTTAAACGATCACCATAAGGTTGAAGCAGCCTTTAAGGCCGTAGCGTTAGCGCTTAAAGAGGCCGTAAAGCTTGAAGCTAGAACGGAGGTACCGAGCGTTAAGGGGGTACTATAGCTTAAGCTTTAAACCTTAATCGCTTAAAGGCCTTCATAACCATTTACAACGTACCGCTAAAAGCGAAAGACTTAACAACGTTAAACCCGCAAAGTTTATAGTTTTACCGGGAAACGCGATAATGGTCCATCGGGGACTTCGACCTTCAAACTTTGTATTCTTAACCTTTAAGGGCTTAAGCTAGGTTTAATGGGTGTCTTTAAGGCAACGCCTTAGCGGTATTGGTTAAGGTAACGGTACGCACTTGTAGACT
This window of the Candidatus Nezhaarchaeales archaeon genome carries:
- a CDS encoding sugar nucleotide-binding protein encodes the protein MVSFALWIIERLRDGKTINALIDQWVSPTLNVDLAEMILEIIERKLTDVYHLAGATRISRYGFAKLTTEALNLNHELIRPITMDEVNRIASRPKDSSLDIAFIPYFLKPSHAFEERSKNSLHRQDRATFNPMRRRLIYTVPKPRGNHSLRLGSRLFSALFFGVYEEALVCGVGHLATVHGFPLGLMHLLITVGMA
- a CDS encoding acetate--CoA ligase family protein, whose translation is MGGLRSVVERIIKVAATEGRDWLLEPEAKEVCKAYGIPIPAFKVVGSEEEAVLIANQLKYPLVVKVVSPDVPHKSDVGGVVLNVTDQNVLRTAYRNVLQNVKRFKPKARVLGVLIEEQAPPSVEVIVGLTVDPQFGPAVMFGLGGVFVEVLKDVSFRIAPIEEDDAWEMVREVKGYPILDGYRGRPRLDVEAVVKMLVKVSDMAMENPEIQQLDLNPVLVYEKGALAVDARIGLRHTHGDK
- a CDS encoding retroviral-like aspartic protease family protein, with protein sequence MKYSFDYNPPAPSLKVRFTSPTSTHSIEIEAKIDTGADITVLPQHAISELRLIPASRVSVSSFNGREEHKYTYFVNIHFNGFKFSMVEVIGAKRRNALLGRDVLNKLKTVLNGKTLSFELFDP
- the hisD gene encoding histidinol dehydrogenase, which codes for MKLVKASQLLKQPSLRLRGYLDLSSVFEQTRRIVKDVEVNGDQALLRYARTLDGVKSEAYTLRVSEDEIKEAYSLIDASSLKALKEASSIIRSFHLKLQSEPLNVETRPGVSTGLTYRPLKRVGVYVPKGRHGYPSTALMTIIPARTAGVEEVVVCTPPLPNGSAPALNVVAAIEAGASQVFKVGGAQAIAAMAFGTQTIPRVDKIVGPGNIYVTAAKLIVSLHTAIDMPAGPSEVVIVADEAANPHYAALDLLAQAEHDPLAFTALITTSETLAKRVLNELNEALKGEAPEPLRRSLTERCWIVIAEDLNQAVQLVNELAPEHLEVMVKDPEPLIKEVRYAGAIFIGDHTPTAIGDYAAGPSHVLPSGGHARGYSGLSRRDFERSISLVKCTKEGLRAIKDVAVKLAELEGFVYHARSILAREAA
- the hisB gene encoding imidazoleglycerol-phosphate dehydratase HisB, translating into MANPRTASTRRKTFETEVLVELSLDGSGLSEARVGVGFLKHMLETLAKHAGMDLKVDVKGDLIHHTVEDVAIALGEALSKALGDKKGIKRFGYAYAPMDDALARAVLDLSGRSYAIVDLGLKGPSVEDAKAEDLEHFLTSLAHSARMNLHVKVEYGLNDHHKVEAAFKAVALALKEAVKLEARTEVPSVKGVL
- the hisC gene encoding histidinol-phosphate transaminase; translation: MIEEAVKESVKAIKPYEAPQAPVGVVKLDFNENLVIEEEWVKRLLLEAARSVDPRLYPSPYAQRAVESVANFLGVNADYVAVSNGSDEFVDLTVKAFVGYGDEAIVVEPTFEVYSLCVTVAGGVVKRFLLNDDMSLDVASLLDAVTPRTKLIFLCSPNNPTGNQQPRNVVKDIVEESRRLVVLDEAYGDFAEYSAIDMALSLPNLLVLRSFSKSFGLAGLRAGYAVGSKELISTLRRVDLPFRVSSVTEKVVELALNRWEYVKSKVEEVKRLRAELFKALSGIEGLKPYPSNANFILTKVVKEGASSASVMQYLAKKGFLVRDRGTLPKLENCLRITVGPRDVNVKLTEALREALEAGGSSRR
- a CDS encoding nodulation protein NfeD, whose amino-acid sequence is MLQRLTIVLITLLTLTGLIGLSHASTAQNVVVQVEVTDVITEGTYNLLKGGLELAEANSAPLLVLLNTPGGSLDATRKITEAFLNAKVPVIAYVHPRGATAWSAGTFLLLASHVAAMSPNTVIGSCQPVAYNPTTGGSEPVTEPKIINAVVKNIEELAKAHGRNSTTAKLFVTENLNLGPEEALKLHVIEYVASSVEELLATLNGITVKTASGSFEIKTLNPRIIRHEGGFTEALISFFSNPLIASILFIVGLYALIFGAAYANPAPASVGAFMLLLSMLGMGFKVNVVAIALLALGIVLILVEVFLIPGFGAVGATGIAMLILGALLNPFRVTPEHWLIYVDWYQILLLASISVTLPLAGFTVFAIYKVIKARRMKPKLYISGLEGRVAEAVDEITTDKEGFVICEGEYWRAKTEEGVIKPGEKVIVTGKEGVVLKVKRKA
- a CDS encoding isocitrate/isopropylmalate dehydrogenase family protein codes for the protein MSVGRMVKRSIVIIPGDGIGPEVLEATINVLEALQDHVKGLSFNFVKVEAGLKYWEKTGKQIDEEAIEEAKKHEAILKGPTETPFGPGTYRSVAVTLRKALDLYANVRPFKSMVGVKSLHQNVDFILVRENTEGLYSGLEYRVQGSAIGIRVISERCSERITRFAFELARREGRRRVTAVHKANVLKETCGLFRNTFLKVAKEYPDIAYDELLVDAAAYTIVTRPQSLDVLVTTNLFGDILSDVAAGVCGGLGIAPSANIGDRYAMFEPVHGTASKYAGRGVANPMGMMFSALMMLKHLGEREAAVKLEKALNLVLKEGRVITRDLGGSASTMEVAKEVVRKLGD